In Monodelphis domestica isolate mMonDom1 chromosome 3, mMonDom1.pri, whole genome shotgun sequence, the following proteins share a genomic window:
- the LHFPL7 gene encoding LOW QUALITY PROTEIN: LHFPL tetraspan subfamily member 7 protein (The sequence of the model RefSeq protein was modified relative to this genomic sequence to represent the inferred CDS: deleted 1 base in 1 codon): MVEKGDSVGTALAFSLVVISAFGLGSPAWFQSDLFSFGLFASCSWPKDNAWNQTCVVYRTLKDIPDPAWKMSAALLLGGWALLVLWALLLLSWTILPGDFCPVKGRVPTQYIQTASVSASLLGLLLFPFSLASQVAQDACGPSSCGLLYSSGQCHVGWGFLISILALVLTSLLSIVGRSQGDKIQEKQILFSSITERIVFISEPKP, from the exons ATGGTGGAGAAAGGGGACAGTGTGGGCACAGCCCTGGCTTTCTCCTTGGTTGTCATCTCTGCCTTTGGCCTTGGCTCCCCTGCCTGGTTCCAAAGTGACCTTTTCTCTTTTGGACTCTTTGCCTCGTGCTCTTGGCCCAAGGATAATGCCTGGAACCAGACCTGCGTGGTGTACAGGACCCTGAAGGACATTCCCGATCCAGCCTGGAAG ATGTCAGCCGCACTGCTTCTGGGAGGCTGGGCACTGCTGGTCTTGTGGGcgctcctcctcctctcctggaCCATCCTCCCTGGGGACTTCTGCCCGGTGAAAGGACGTGTCCCTACCCAGTATATACAAACAGCCTCTG TCAGTGCCAGCCTCCTGGGCctgttgcttttccccttcagcctggcttcaCAAGTGGCTCAGGATGCCTGTGGCCCTTCCTCCTGTGGCCTCT TGTACAGCAGTGGGCAATGCCATGTGGGCTGGggcttcctcatctccatcttgGCTCTGGTCCTCACCAGCCTCTTGTCCATCGTGGGGAGATCCCAAGGAGATAAGATCCAGGAGAAGCAGATCCTTTTCTCTAGCATCACTGAGAGGATTGTCTTCATTTCAGAGCCCAAGCCATAG